The Thermodesulfobacteriota bacterium genome segment TCTTTTATGCAGGGATAAGACCTGCGATTAACGTGGGATTGTCCGTCTCAAGGGTTGGTGGGAATGCCCAGAATAAAGCAATGAAGCAGGTTGCCGGAAGCTTGAGGCTGGATTTAGCTCAATATCGTGAACTGGCAGCATTTGCTCAATTTGGAAGCGATTTGGATAAGGCGACACAAGCCCAGTTGGCGAGAGGAAGCAGGTTGACGGAGCTGCTGAAGCAGGGGCAGTATAAACCAATTCCCGTGGAAAAACAGATACTGATTATTTATGCTGGCACAAAAGGGGTTGTTGATGAATATCCCGAGCATGTTCTGGGAAAATATGAAGAGCAGCTTTTCAAGTTCTTCGATGAAAAGCATGGAGATATTTTGGCAGAGATAAAAGAGAAAAGGGAACTTGATAGTGCGCTTGATGACAGGACAATGAAAGCACTGACCGAATTTAAAGGAATATTTACCCCTTGAGAGGTTGAGTTGATATGGCAACATTAAGAGATATAAGAAGAAGGATAGGCAGTGTTAAGAATACACAGACAATAACTCGGGCTATGCAGATGGTTGCTGCAGCCAAATTGAGACGGGCACAGGATAGCGCGTTAAAAGCCCGACCCTATGCAGAAAAGATGGGGGAGGTATTAAGCAGCTTGGCTCTGAGGACGCGAGGAGAAGCCCACCCACTCCTTGAAAGAAGGGAGTCAAAGAGGGTTAGAATTATAGTAATTACGGCAGAACGGGGGCTTTGCGGGGCATTTAACAATAATGTGCTCTCTAAGGCAGAAGGTATTATAAAAGAGAACAAAGAGAGGTCTTTAGAGACATCGCTGGTAGTGATTGGCATAAAGGGAAGGGATTACTTTAAAAGGAGAAAATATAATAGACATCAAGAGTACACAAATGTCCTCGGTGATTTAAAATACAGCCTTGCTTCTAATATTGGAAGGGACATTGTAGAATCCTACGGGGACAGAGAAGTCGACGAGATCAGTTTGGTCTATACAAAATTTCGCTCCACTATGAGACAAGAGGTAGTCGCAGAAACCCTTTTACCAATTAAGCCTATGGAAATAGAACCAGGGGAATCGGTTATAGATTATATCTATGAACCCGACGAAGAGAGGATACTGAAAGAGATACTTCCACGATACATTGAGGTTCAGATATTCAAGGCATTGTTGGAATCAGTGGCAAGTGAATACGCAGCAAGGATGATGGCTATGGAGGCGGCAACTAAAAATGCCGGCGAATTGATTAACAGCCTTACCTTATCCTACAATAAAGCAAGGCAGGCAACTATTACAAAAGAGATGATGGATATTGTAGGTGGATCGGAAGCATTAAAATAAGTTAGAGTTATAAGGAGGAGGAAAAGAGGAAGATGGAAACGAAGGGAAACGTTGTACAGATTATTGGTCCGGTAGTTGATATAAGGTTTAGAGAGGAAAGTCTTCCCCCTATATACGGTGCAATAGAGCTAACAAACCCGGCCATAAGCGATAAACCAGGTAACCTTATTGTAGAGGTAGCACAACACGTGGGAGACAACACAGTAAGGTGTATCGCCATGGATACAACCGATGGTTTGACTAGAGGAATGGAGGCTGTGTATAGGGGTAATCAGATTACTATGCCTGTGGGAA includes the following:
- the atpG gene encoding ATP synthase F1 subunit gamma gives rise to the protein MATLRDIRRRIGSVKNTQTITRAMQMVAAAKLRRAQDSALKARPYAEKMGEVLSSLALRTRGEAHPLLERRESKRVRIIVITAERGLCGAFNNNVLSKAEGIIKENKERSLETSLVVIGIKGRDYFKRRKYNRHQEYTNVLGDLKYSLASNIGRDIVESYGDREVDEISLVYTKFRSTMRQEVVAETLLPIKPMEIEPGESVIDYIYEPDEERILKEILPRYIEVQIFKALLESVASEYAARMMAMEAATKNAGELINSLTLSYNKARQATITKEMMDIVGGSEALK